A single Longimicrobiales bacterium DNA region contains:
- a CDS encoding HAMP domain-containing sensor histidine kinase yields the protein MSLRQRFLLSLLAVLALMAGPALFAANRVNTLRDIVLELRGEAAQSGLAVGRLESALVQMETRLRVYVSFPEPEDEARLRAAMDAVSSEIETLRAAGHEDLLPGVSTRIDRVSDVTRHIESLVAQGLHQAASDYVDSHAGPEFERARAAVPSLAAAIDAKTNERVSVAQLSALATGTAITAAVIFAAGLAGVLAFAAAGVLTHPLNRLRRSMARVADGTFEVPADLPYERNDEVGDLSRSFRTMTLHLAELDRLKAEFVGSASHDLKTPISIITGYAELIREELSGPLHARHRELLGSLSEQTVTLQRRVDQMLELSRMEAGRVRLGLEEINIRHFMDEVRRSFIGVAHQRELMIEVDVHDNVPPFLIADPDVLRTDVMANLLGNALKFTPAGGMIRIFVRPDGERVSIEVADTGCGIPQDQLDHIFEKYYQGRGTNGGAGLGLAIAKAGVEAHGGTLSVISRVERGTRFRISLPVRAVSSLPPRARVAIG from the coding sequence ATGTCACTCCGCCAGCGCTTCCTGCTCAGTCTGCTCGCAGTCCTGGCCCTGATGGCGGGACCCGCACTGTTCGCGGCAAACCGCGTGAATACACTGCGTGACATCGTGCTCGAACTGCGGGGCGAAGCTGCGCAGTCGGGCCTGGCGGTCGGACGGCTGGAATCTGCGCTGGTGCAGATGGAGACGCGTCTGCGCGTCTACGTTTCGTTCCCCGAGCCGGAGGACGAGGCGCGTTTGCGGGCTGCGATGGACGCGGTCTCGTCCGAGATCGAGACACTGCGCGCCGCGGGCCACGAAGACCTCCTGCCCGGGGTGTCCACCCGCATCGATCGCGTGAGCGATGTCACGCGTCACATCGAGTCACTCGTCGCGCAGGGACTTCATCAGGCGGCATCCGACTACGTCGATTCGCACGCAGGGCCGGAATTCGAGCGCGCCCGCGCCGCGGTGCCATCGCTCGCCGCTGCCATCGACGCCAAGACGAACGAACGCGTGAGCGTCGCCCAGCTCAGTGCCCTCGCCACCGGCACGGCCATCACCGCGGCCGTGATATTCGCGGCAGGCCTGGCGGGAGTGCTCGCGTTCGCCGCGGCCGGCGTCCTGACACACCCGCTCAACCGGCTGCGCCGCTCGATGGCGCGCGTCGCCGACGGCACATTCGAGGTCCCGGCCGATCTGCCGTACGAGCGCAACGACGAAGTGGGCGACCTGTCACGGTCGTTCCGCACGATGACGCTGCATCTCGCCGAGCTCGACCGTCTGAAAGCGGAGTTCGTCGGCAGCGCGAGCCACGACCTCAAGACACCGATCAGCATCATCACCGGTTACGCCGAGCTGATCCGGGAAGAGTTGAGCGGGCCGCTGCACGCGCGACACCGTGAGCTGCTTGGCTCGCTTTCGGAGCAGACCGTGACGCTCCAGCGGCGCGTGGACCAGATGCTGGAGCTGAGCCGCATGGAGGCAGGCCGCGTGCGACTGGGGTTGGAGGAGATCAACATCCGTCACTTCATGGACGAAGTACGGCGGTCATTCATCGGCGTGGCCCATCAACGCGAGCTGATGATCGAGGTCGACGTGCACGACAACGTCCCGCCGTTCCTCATCGCCGATCCGGATGTGCTACGCACTGATGTGATGGCCAACCTGCTCGGCAATGCCCTCAAGTTCACCCCGGCCGGCGGCATGATCCGCATCTTTGTCCGCCCGGACGGCGAGCGCGTGAGCATCGAAGTGGCCGACACCGGGTGCGGCATCCCGCAGGACCAGCTCGACCACATTTTCGAGAAGTATTACCAGGGCCGGGGCACCAATGGCGGCGCCGGACTTGGACTCGCCATTGCCAAGGCCGGTGTCGAGGCGCACGGCGGCACGCTTTCCGTCATCAGCCGCGTCGAGCGCGGCACGCGGTTCCGTATCTCCCTCCCCGTGCGCGCCGTCAGCAGCCTCCCTCCCCGCGCCCGTGTCGCCATCGGCTGA
- a CDS encoding penicillin acylase family protein has product MNAPYRITTCLALLAAFALPFTSPTRAQTVTRADAPSGSQDGFTPAEIARWERQAQNVEIIRDRWGIAHVYGRTDADAVFGMEYAQAEDDFNRVEMNYIVALGRLAQAEGESAIWHDLRARLYADPDSLQAAYAASPEPLKKLMDAFADGLNYYLHTHPEVKPRVITRFEPWMALSFTEGSIGGDIERIDLGDLAAFYGGAEAVPPGPSPLLEQAALSPDGPAPEPRGSNGISIAPKNTVNGHSLLYINPHTSFYFRSELQMTSDEGLNAYGAVTWGQFFIYQGFNERAGWMHTSSGVDNIDWFNETPVTRDGRRYYRYGGRDVPMMERRITVPYRTDNGMAERTFTAYFTRHGPIVGRQGEHWLSVSLMWQPVNALTQSYSRTKAQNLTEYLKVMELHTNSSNNTLFADAEGNIAYLHSNYIPRRDPALDWTRPVDGSDPATDYRGVLSLEETPNVINPDVGWVYNANNWPWSAAGPDSPIREDYPAYVETGRWETPRGYHALKLLPGRDDFTMASLTEVGYDSFLPAFEVMVPSLVKAYDALPAGAPPKTALALPMAVLRDWDYRWGVNSVATSLAVFWGEDVLRRVASAARAADTSGEDFIGQGRAEGAVLVDALVSAVERLESDFGTWQTPWGHINRFQRISPEIGPNFDDARPSIPVPFTSARWGSLASFGARPYPNTKKWYGTSGNSFIAVVEFGDSVRARAVSAGGESGDPASPHFDDQAAAYAQGALRDVYFYRRDVEANMERRYSPGQRAP; this is encoded by the coding sequence ATGAACGCGCCGTACCGCATCACGACGTGCCTTGCCCTGCTCGCGGCGTTCGCGCTGCCGTTCACCTCGCCGACGCGTGCGCAAACGGTAACGCGTGCGGATGCGCCCAGCGGGTCGCAGGACGGGTTCACGCCCGCAGAGATCGCACGCTGGGAACGTCAGGCACAGAACGTCGAGATCATCCGGGACCGCTGGGGCATCGCCCACGTCTATGGCAGGACGGACGCGGATGCGGTATTCGGCATGGAATACGCCCAGGCGGAGGATGATTTCAACCGCGTGGAGATGAATTACATCGTGGCACTCGGCCGGCTCGCGCAGGCGGAGGGCGAGTCGGCGATCTGGCATGACCTGCGCGCCCGGCTGTACGCGGACCCCGACTCACTCCAGGCGGCCTATGCGGCCAGCCCGGAGCCGCTGAAGAAGCTGATGGACGCGTTCGCCGACGGGCTGAACTACTATCTCCACACGCATCCGGAAGTGAAGCCGCGCGTGATCACGCGCTTCGAGCCGTGGATGGCGCTCAGCTTCACGGAAGGCAGCATCGGTGGCGACATCGAACGGATCGATCTCGGCGATCTCGCCGCGTTCTATGGCGGTGCCGAGGCCGTCCCGCCCGGTCCCTCGCCGCTGCTGGAACAAGCGGCGCTGTCGCCGGACGGACCGGCGCCCGAGCCGCGCGGCTCGAACGGCATCTCGATCGCGCCGAAGAACACGGTGAACGGGCACTCGCTGCTGTACATCAATCCCCACACGTCGTTCTACTTCCGTTCCGAGCTCCAGATGACGAGCGACGAGGGACTGAACGCGTATGGCGCCGTGACATGGGGCCAGTTCTTCATCTACCAGGGCTTCAACGAGCGCGCCGGCTGGATGCACACGTCGAGCGGCGTCGACAACATCGACTGGTTCAACGAGACGCCAGTGACGCGCGACGGGCGGCGGTACTACCGCTACGGTGGTCGTGACGTGCCGATGATGGAGCGCCGCATCACGGTGCCGTACCGTACGGACAACGGGATGGCGGAGCGCACGTTCACGGCGTACTTCACGCGCCACGGTCCCATCGTCGGGCGGCAGGGCGAGCACTGGCTGAGCGTGAGCCTGATGTGGCAGCCGGTGAACGCACTCACGCAGTCGTACAGCCGTACCAAAGCGCAGAACCTCACGGAGTACCTGAAGGTGATGGAGCTGCACACGAACTCGTCGAACAACACGCTGTTTGCCGATGCGGAAGGCAACATCGCGTACCTGCACTCGAACTACATCCCGCGACGCGATCCTGCGCTCGACTGGACGCGGCCCGTCGATGGCAGCGATCCCGCCACCGATTACCGCGGTGTGCTGTCGCTCGAGGAGACGCCGAACGTGATCAATCCCGATGTCGGCTGGGTCTACAACGCCAATAACTGGCCGTGGTCGGCGGCGGGCCCGGACAGCCCGATACGGGAGGATTATCCCGCATATGTCGAGACCGGGCGCTGGGAGACGCCACGCGGATATCATGCGCTGAAGCTGCTTCCCGGCCGCGACGACTTCACCATGGCGTCGCTCACGGAGGTCGGCTACGACAGCTTTCTGCCGGCGTTCGAGGTGATGGTGCCGTCGCTCGTGAAGGCATACGACGCGCTGCCCGCCGGCGCGCCCCCGAAGACTGCGCTGGCCCTGCCGATGGCTGTGTTGCGCGACTGGGACTACCGCTGGGGCGTCAATTCGGTTGCGACATCACTCGCGGTGTTCTGGGGAGAAGACGTGCTGCGTCGCGTCGCGTCCGCCGCCCGCGCAGCCGACACGTCAGGCGAAGACTTCATCGGGCAGGGTCGCGCCGAAGGCGCCGTGCTGGTCGACGCACTCGTGAGCGCCGTCGAGCGTCTGGAAAGCGATTTCGGCACGTGGCAGACGCCGTGGGGCCACATCAACCGGTTCCAGCGGATCAGCCCGGAGATCGGCCCGAACTTCGACGACGCGCGGCCGAGCATACCGGTGCCCTTCACGTCCGCCCGCTGGGGATCCCTCGCCTCGTTCGGTGCGCGGCCGTACCCGAACACGAAGAAGTGGTATGGCACCAGCGGCAACAGCTTCATCGCAGTGGTCGAGTTCGGCGACAGCGTACGGGCGCGCGCCGTCAGTGCCGGCGGCGAGAGCGGCGACCCCGCGTCACCGCATTTCGATGACCAGGCCGCGGCGTACGCGCAGGGCGCGTTGCGCGATGTGTATTTTTACAGGCGCGATGTCGAGGCGAACATGGAGCGCCGCTACAGCCCGGGACAGCGCGCGCCCTAG
- a CDS encoding ectonucleotide pyrophosphatase/phosphodiesterase, which translates to MGTTTGRSTAPHPHGASYRLRAAGWMHAWLVGAFFLAGCAGRNDAVPSIGSATPPPAGYVVMVSFDGFRYDYLDRGLTPVLDSLARTGVRADGLLPVMPTKTFPNHYAIATGMYSEEHRLTANTFRDPDLGLYTPADRTTVEDGRWYGGEPIWVAARRQGLRTASMFWVGTEADVQGVRPDIWHPFDEDVAPDARVDSVLAWLQLPAAERPRLLTTYFEFTDNAGSWHGPESPEADSAIAHADAVMGRLMRGIRALPHGDSVAVIVVSDHGMADVRGAVFLDEHDVSLDGVHAMFQGPFTTIYADGDTARMELLRAQLEPVPHIRTWYRSDLPREWRWSDPRLGDLIVIAEPGWVIGRTRQVLPPGAHGWSPAMREMQAIFIASGAGVRKGSRIPAFRNVHIHAFVAALLGISPGSGSAGPGPLTDQLERPHAARR; encoded by the coding sequence GTGGGCACGACGACAGGCCGCAGCACCGCGCCGCATCCGCACGGCGCGTCATACCGTCTCCGCGCGGCCGGCTGGATGCATGCGTGGCTGGTCGGCGCCTTTTTCCTTGCGGGCTGCGCCGGCCGCAACGACGCAGTGCCCTCCATCGGTTCTGCCACGCCTCCGCCCGCGGGATACGTGGTCATGGTCTCGTTCGACGGCTTCCGATACGACTACCTCGATCGCGGGCTGACGCCGGTACTGGACTCCCTGGCGCGTACGGGCGTGCGTGCGGATGGTCTCCTTCCGGTCATGCCGACGAAGACGTTCCCGAATCATTACGCGATCGCAACGGGGATGTATTCGGAAGAGCATCGCCTGACGGCGAACACATTCCGCGATCCGGACCTGGGGCTGTACACGCCCGCGGACCGCACGACCGTCGAGGACGGGCGGTGGTACGGCGGGGAGCCGATCTGGGTGGCGGCGCGCCGGCAGGGACTGCGCACCGCCAGCATGTTCTGGGTGGGGACCGAGGCCGATGTGCAGGGCGTGCGGCCCGACATATGGCATCCGTTCGATGAGGATGTCGCACCGGACGCGCGCGTTGACTCCGTGCTCGCGTGGCTGCAACTGCCCGCCGCCGAGCGGCCGCGCCTGCTCACCACGTACTTCGAGTTCACGGACAACGCCGGATCGTGGCACGGGCCGGAGTCGCCGGAGGCGGACAGCGCCATTGCGCATGCAGACGCGGTGATGGGTCGGCTCATGCGCGGCATCCGAGCCCTGCCGCACGGCGACAGCGTTGCCGTGATCGTCGTGTCGGATCACGGTATGGCGGATGTGCGCGGTGCCGTATTCCTCGATGAGCATGATGTATCGCTCGATGGCGTGCACGCGATGTTCCAGGGACCCTTCACCACGATCTATGCGGACGGCGACACTGCGCGCATGGAATTGCTGCGCGCACAATTGGAGCCTGTTCCGCATATTCGCACCTGGTACCGCAGCGATCTCCCGCGCGAATGGCGCTGGTCCGATCCGCGTCTCGGCGATCTGATCGTCATCGCGGAACCCGGCTGGGTGATCGGCCGCACACGGCAGGTCCTTCCGCCCGGCGCACACGGCTGGTCGCCGGCGATGCGGGAGATGCAGGCGATCTTCATTGCCAGCGGAGCAGGCGTGCGGAAAGGGTCGCGCATCCCGGCATTCCGCAACGTCCACATTCACGCGTTCGTTGCCGCTCTGCTCGGCATCAGCCCGGGAAGCGGCAGCGCCGGACCTGGTCCGCTCACGGATCAGCTCGAGCGGCCGCACGCTGCTCGCCGCTGA
- a CDS encoding NAD(P)-dependent alcohol dehydrogenase yields the protein MSTVVEAPRRTPFDPEALPRTMKAAVFVKNGRIELQEKPVPEIGAGEALIRVTTTTICGTDVHILKGEYPVNPGLTVGHEPVGIIAKLGAGVTGYHVGQRVIVGAITPCGQCHACLDNDRSQCGSDRSDGFAQAIGGWKFGNTIDGCQAEYLRVPFAMANLTPVPAELTDEQVLMCPDIMSTGFGGAESGHIRIGDTVVVFAQGPIGLCATAGAKLMGASRIIAVDGIPERLAMAVKLGADITINYRDHDVVKTVMEITGGRGADVAIEALGTQATFESALRSLRAGGTLSSLGVYSGKLTMPIDAFAAGLGDHKVITTLCPGGKERMRRLMNVVGSGRVDLRPLVTHRYSLDDIEEAYDLFANQRDGVLKVAITT from the coding sequence ATGTCAACAGTAGTTGAGGCACCGAGACGCACACCATTCGATCCGGAAGCGCTGCCCAGGACCATGAAGGCGGCGGTGTTCGTGAAGAATGGCCGCATCGAGCTCCAGGAGAAGCCGGTCCCGGAGATCGGCGCCGGCGAGGCGCTGATCCGCGTGACGACCACAACGATCTGCGGCACGGACGTCCATATCCTGAAAGGCGAATATCCGGTGAATCCGGGCCTGACCGTCGGACACGAGCCGGTCGGCATCATCGCGAAGCTGGGCGCCGGGGTGACGGGCTACCATGTCGGACAGCGTGTGATCGTCGGTGCGATTACGCCGTGCGGCCAGTGTCATGCGTGCCTGGACAACGACCGGTCGCAGTGCGGGTCGGACCGGAGCGACGGGTTCGCCCAGGCGATCGGTGGCTGGAAGTTCGGCAACACGATCGACGGCTGTCAGGCGGAATATCTGCGCGTTCCGTTTGCGATGGCGAACCTCACGCCGGTACCCGCGGAGCTTACGGACGAGCAGGTGCTCATGTGTCCCGACATCATGAGCACGGGATTCGGCGGCGCCGAGAGCGGCCATATCCGCATTGGCGACACGGTCGTCGTGTTCGCACAGGGGCCGATCGGCCTGTGCGCCACGGCCGGCGCGAAGCTCATGGGCGCGAGCCGCATCATTGCGGTGGACGGCATCCCGGAGCGCCTGGCCATGGCCGTGAAGCTGGGTGCCGACATCACGATCAACTACCGTGACCACGATGTAGTGAAGACGGTCATGGAGATCACGGGCGGCCGCGGCGCGGACGTCGCGATCGAGGCGCTCGGCACGCAGGCGACGTTCGAAAGCGCGCTACGGTCGCTGCGCGCCGGCGGGACGCTGTCCAGCCTCGGAGTCTACTCCGGCAAGCTGACCATGCCGATCGACGCATTCGCGGCCGGTCTCGGAGACCACAAGGTCATCACGACGCTCTGCCCGGGCGGGAAGGAGCGGATGCGGCGGCTGATGAACGTGGTGGGCTCCGGCCGCGTTGACCTGCGCCCCCTCGTGACCCACCGCTACTCCCTCGATGACATCGAGGAGGCGTACGACCTGTTCGCCAATCAGCGCGACGGCGTCCTGAAGGTGGCCATCACCACCTGA
- a CDS encoding TM2 domain-containing protein, producing MASSTLSPNRKLDADFAEEILAELYTYPRRRAWVAWILWLFLGWFGGHRFYLDRYGTGLLMMFTGGGLLVWWVADGFSIAAMVRDFNADQALREKVRQPPRELDFMPPLSRDVLSRPPEWTEKWHTAGTGRSGMRLTGDIMVLLVTGLGLGSVASAAGVYEAVAAVIVLAALTAGGAGAGAFAHLPVVHQLIRWNHRLRLFYYYNKPGNPLALLFRPVTAAVLAPFRRRDRAEVRLYLQLGGVFTLLFLLLDLAEAVAADGLGALSPGSLFGLWVREAVTTFIVIYAFATPIGAVLTLHLLMRRTHTVPRVLSVLVVVTLVLGMLT from the coding sequence ATGGCATCGTCCACATTGAGCCCGAACCGGAAGCTGGACGCCGACTTCGCCGAGGAGATACTCGCGGAGCTGTACACCTACCCGCGCCGGCGCGCGTGGGTGGCGTGGATACTGTGGCTGTTCCTCGGCTGGTTCGGCGGCCACCGCTTCTACCTCGACCGGTACGGCACCGGGCTGCTCATGATGTTCACCGGCGGCGGACTGCTGGTCTGGTGGGTGGCGGACGGCTTCTCCATCGCCGCCATGGTGCGCGACTTCAATGCGGACCAGGCGCTCCGGGAAAAGGTGCGGCAGCCGCCGCGCGAGCTGGATTTCATGCCGCCACTCTCGCGCGACGTGCTGAGCCGACCGCCGGAATGGACGGAGAAGTGGCACACGGCCGGCACCGGTCGTAGCGGCATGCGCCTGACCGGCGACATCATGGTGCTGCTGGTAACCGGGCTCGGCCTCGGGTCAGTCGCGAGTGCCGCTGGTGTATACGAGGCGGTGGCCGCCGTCATCGTCCTGGCCGCACTCACGGCTGGCGGCGCCGGCGCGGGAGCGTTCGCTCACCTGCCCGTCGTCCACCAGCTGATCCGCTGGAATCACCGGCTTCGCCTGTTCTACTACTACAACAAGCCCGGCAATCCGTTGGCGCTCCTGTTCCGTCCCGTGACGGCCGCCGTGCTGGCGCCGTTCCGCCGGCGCGACCGCGCGGAGGTCAGGCTCTACCTCCAGCTCGGCGGTGTCTTTACCCTGCTCTTCCTGTTGCTCGATCTCGCGGAGGCGGTCGCGGCCGACGGGCTCGGCGCCCTGAGCCCCGGCAGCCTGTTTGGCCTCTGGGTCAGGGAAGCGGTCACTACATTCATCGTGATCTACGCGTTCGCCACGCCGATCGGCGCCGTGCTCACGCTCCACCTGCTCATGCGACGCACGCACACGGTCCCGCGCGTGCTCAGCGTGCTCGTCGTCGTCACGCTCGTGCTCGGCATGCTGACCTGA